The Deinococcus wulumuqiensis R12 genome has a window encoding:
- a CDS encoding polyamine ABC transporter substrate-binding protein, which produces MKRHLPSAICLLLLLTACHRVEPKDTAAEGNGTTTPAPQSRNDGRTLRLFMWSEYIDPEVVRAFEKQNNVKVVIDTFESNEAMLAKLQGGGASYDLATPSNYVIATMLRAKLLQPMDKAQLKNFGNVAAGFVDPPFDPGNTYTVPYQFAATGLAYNSGRYTPKQEDWSLIFGPEDTVKFALLDDPREVIGAALKYLGYSVNTQKVEELREARNLLRRTVQKQGFESFAGGPEIRNKLLAGTIDLGQIYVGDLLSGAAEDERLKVFLPTPGTTISTDLLVLLRGSPNPALARSFVDFVLDGENSAAISNYTYYGNPNRAAQPLLDPFLKSQKAFSPTDEDFQAGRVEFINELPQGRVPRLYDRIWTELKSR; this is translated from the coding sequence ATGAAACGCCATCTGCCTTCCGCCATCTGCCTGCTGCTGCTGCTCACCGCCTGCCACCGCGTCGAGCCGAAGGACACCGCCGCCGAGGGCAACGGCACCACCACCCCGGCCCCCCAGAGCCGCAACGACGGGCGGACGCTGCGGCTGTTCATGTGGTCGGAATACATTGACCCCGAGGTGGTGCGGGCCTTCGAGAAGCAGAACAATGTGAAGGTCGTCATCGACACCTTCGAGAGCAACGAGGCGATGCTGGCGAAGTTGCAGGGCGGCGGCGCGAGCTATGACCTCGCCACCCCGAGCAACTATGTGATTGCGACCATGTTGCGGGCCAAGCTGCTGCAACCGATGGACAAGGCGCAACTGAAGAACTTCGGCAATGTGGCCGCCGGGTTCGTCGATCCGCCGTTCGACCCCGGCAACACCTACACCGTGCCGTACCAGTTCGCGGCGACGGGACTGGCGTACAACTCCGGTCGTTATACCCCCAAGCAGGAAGACTGGTCGCTGATTTTCGGCCCCGAGGACACGGTCAAATTTGCCCTGCTCGACGACCCCCGCGAAGTCATCGGCGCGGCGCTGAAATACCTGGGCTACTCGGTCAACACGCAGAAAGTCGAGGAACTGCGTGAAGCCCGCAATCTCCTGCGGCGCACGGTGCAGAAGCAGGGTTTCGAGTCCTTTGCGGGCGGGCCGGAAATCCGCAACAAGCTGCTGGCCGGGACCATCGACCTGGGGCAGATTTACGTGGGCGACCTGCTCAGCGGGGCCGCCGAGGACGAGCGCCTCAAGGTCTTTTTGCCGACGCCCGGCACCACCATCTCCACCGACCTGCTCGTGCTGCTGCGCGGCAGCCCGAACCCGGCGCTGGCCCGCAGTTTCGTGGACTTCGTGCTGGACGGGGAAAACAGCGCCGCCATTTCCAACTACACCTACTACGGCAACCCCAACCGCGCCGCGCAGCCGCTGCTCGACCCCTTCCTGAAGTCGCAAAAGGCCTTCAGCCCCACCGACGAGGACTTCCAGGCGGGCCGCGTCGAGTTCATCAACGAACTGCCGCAGGGCCGCGTGCCCAGGCTCTACGACCGCATCTGGACGGAACTCAAGAGCCGGTAG
- a CDS encoding ABC transporter permease, which produces MRRSHPLLSAWAWLTYAFLYLPILVLIVFSFNDSKFGATWQGFTTKWYSVLFARSDVREAVTNTLLVALSSTLVATVLGTLIGFGLWRYSLRWRTPLTFLLVMPIVIPDVVMGVMLLMFYALVRGGMELTGWTFENGFWTVMLAHVTFQISYVSLTVRSRLAGYGQDLMEAAADLGANTWQGFRQVILPLALPGVLSGALLAFTLSLDDFVVTYFTSGSGFKTLPVLIYTSVKKGVTPDINALSALLVLATVLLLVAGNALTRPRRVER; this is translated from the coding sequence ATGAGGCGCTCCCACCCCCTCCTCTCCGCGTGGGCGTGGCTGACCTACGCCTTCCTGTACCTGCCGATTCTCGTGCTCATCGTCTTTTCGTTCAACGATTCCAAGTTCGGGGCGACGTGGCAGGGCTTCACGACGAAGTGGTACTCGGTGCTGTTCGCCCGCTCGGACGTGCGGGAAGCCGTCACGAACACGCTGCTGGTCGCGCTGAGCAGCACGCTGGTGGCGACTGTGCTGGGCACCCTCATCGGCTTCGGGCTGTGGCGGTACTCGCTGCGCTGGCGCACGCCGCTGACCTTTTTGCTGGTCATGCCGATTGTCATTCCCGACGTGGTGATGGGCGTCATGCTGCTGATGTTCTATGCCCTGGTGCGCGGCGGCATGGAACTGACCGGCTGGACCTTCGAAAACGGCTTCTGGACGGTCATGCTGGCGCACGTCACCTTTCAGATCAGCTACGTGTCGCTCACCGTCCGTTCGCGGCTGGCAGGCTACGGGCAGGATTTGATGGAAGCCGCCGCCGACCTGGGGGCCAACACCTGGCAGGGGTTCCGGCAGGTGATTTTGCCGCTGGCCCTGCCGGGCGTGCTGTCGGGGGCGTTGCTGGCCTTTACGCTGTCGCTGGACGACTTCGTGGTGACGTACTTCACCAGTGGCTCGGGCTTCAAGACGCTGCCGGTGCTGATCTACACCTCGGTCAAGAAGGGCGTGACCCCCGACATCAACGCGCTTTCGGCCCTGCTGGTTCTCGCCACTGTCCTGCTGCTGGTGGCAGGCAACGCGCTGACGCGGCCCCGGCGGGTGGAAAGATGA
- a CDS encoding ABC transporter permease, whose translation MKRFPLPILPATLWLLAFLVVPSAIMFGYSLLTRTDLAQVGLPWTLENWGRVFGYDALFQEWVPDNLRVLWRSLLVAAGTTLLCVLMGYPLAFYIARQDERRKNLLLLLLIIPFWTNFLIRVYAWILILRPFDLVPSLTATFLGMVYALLPFFVLPVYSSVEKVDWRLLEAAQDLGASPARAFLAGVFPQTLPGLVAGVLLTFIPALGMFVVSDILGGAKTALIGNLIQNQFGQAGDWPYGSALSFLLMGVVLLGLWLYARSAGQKGLEELI comes from the coding sequence ATGAAACGCTTCCCCCTCCCCATCCTCCCCGCCACCCTGTGGCTGCTGGCGTTTCTGGTCGTGCCGTCGGCCATCATGTTCGGGTACTCGCTGCTCACGCGCACCGACCTCGCGCAGGTGGGCCTGCCCTGGACGCTGGAAAACTGGGGGCGGGTCTTCGGGTACGACGCGCTGTTTCAGGAATGGGTGCCCGACAACCTGCGGGTGCTGTGGCGCTCGCTGCTGGTCGCGGCGGGCACCACGCTGCTGTGCGTGCTGATGGGCTACCCGCTGGCCTTCTACATCGCCCGGCAGGACGAGCGGCGCAAGAACCTACTTTTGCTGCTGCTCATCATCCCGTTCTGGACGAACTTCCTGATTCGGGTCTATGCCTGGATTCTGATTCTGCGGCCCTTCGACCTCGTGCCCAGCCTGACCGCCACCTTTCTGGGCATGGTCTACGCGCTGCTGCCGTTTTTCGTGCTGCCGGTGTATTCGAGCGTGGAAAAGGTGGACTGGCGGCTGCTCGAAGCGGCGCAGGACCTCGGCGCGTCCCCGGCGCGGGCGTTCCTGGCGGGCGTGTTTCCGCAAACCCTGCCGGGCCTGGTCGCGGGCGTGCTGCTGACCTTCATTCCGGCGCTGGGCATGTTCGTGGTGTCCGACATCCTGGGCGGCGCGAAAACCGCCCTCATCGGCAACCTGATTCAGAACCAGTTTGGGCAGGCGGGCGACTGGCCCTACGGCTCGGCCCTGAGCTTCCTGCTGATGGGCGTGGTGCTGCTGGGCCTGTGGCTCTACGCGCGGTCGGCGGGGCAAAAAGGGCTGGAGGAACTGATATGA
- a CDS encoding ABC transporter ATP-binding protein, producing MSVVDVFKSYRNAAGGETPVLHDIDLDIRRGEFFSLLGPSGCGKTTLLRLLAGFEQPDAGQIVIGGRDMTGIPAHQRPVNTVFQSYALFPHLSVADNVAFGLRQKGVRGADLNTRVERAMETVQIGAFGNRKPDQLSGGQRQRVALARAIVNQPEVLLLDEPLSALDLKLRKQLQVELSNLQEELGMTFVFVTHDQEEALVMSDRIAVMNKGRIEQLGRAEELYERPRTAFVANFLGSSNLIAGQVTEIHGGEAVIQTGFGPLRTLHGAGLSVGQNVTLSIRPEKLRMERDIDTEGNEVRARVDDIVYTGAENQYLLEAHGERLVAFQLNADIGADEDFDYEEEVALYLPPASLVVLEEGE from the coding sequence GTGAGCGTGGTGGACGTGTTCAAGAGCTACCGGAACGCGGCGGGCGGCGAAACTCCGGTGCTGCACGACATTGACCTCGATATCCGGCGGGGGGAGTTTTTCAGCCTGCTCGGGCCTTCGGGCTGCGGCAAGACCACGCTGCTGCGGCTGCTGGCGGGCTTCGAGCAACCCGACGCCGGGCAAATCGTCATCGGCGGGCGCGACATGACCGGGATTCCGGCGCACCAGCGGCCCGTGAACACCGTGTTTCAGAGCTACGCGCTCTTTCCGCACCTGAGTGTCGCGGACAACGTGGCGTTCGGCCTGAGGCAAAAGGGCGTGCGCGGCGCGGACCTGAACACGCGGGTCGAGCGGGCGATGGAGACGGTGCAAATCGGGGCGTTCGGGAACCGCAAGCCCGACCAGCTTTCGGGCGGGCAGCGGCAACGGGTGGCCCTGGCCCGCGCCATCGTCAACCAGCCGGAGGTGCTGCTGCTGGACGAACCGCTCTCGGCCCTGGACCTCAAACTTCGCAAGCAGCTTCAGGTCGAACTGTCGAATTTGCAGGAAGAACTCGGCATGACCTTCGTCTTCGTCACCCACGACCAGGAGGAGGCACTGGTCATGAGTGACCGCATCGCCGTGATGAATAAAGGGCGCATCGAGCAACTGGGCCGCGCCGAGGAACTCTACGAGCGCCCGCGCACCGCCTTTGTCGCCAACTTCCTGGGGAGCAGCAACCTGATCGCGGGTCAGGTGACCGAAATACACGGGGGCGAAGCCGTCATCCAGACCGGATTCGGCCCGCTGCGAACCCTGCACGGCGCGGGCCTGAGCGTGGGCCAGAACGTCACCCTCAGCATTCGCCCCGAAAAACTCCGGATGGAGCGCGACATTGATACCGAGGGCAACGAGGTTCGCGCCCGCGTGGACGACATCGTGTACACCGGGGCCGAGAACCAGTACCTGCTCGAAGCGCACGGCGAGCGCCTGGTCGCCTTCCAGCTCAACGCCGACATCGGGGCCGACGAGGACTTCGACTACGAGGAAGAAGTGGCGCTGTACCTGCCGCCCGCGAGTCTGGTGGTGCTGGAGGAGGGGGAATGA
- a CDS encoding cytochrome c biogenesis CcdA family protein produces MLPGVNVSAAPSLTVAFLAGLISFLSPCVLPLVPSYLGVLGGAQAPLGRALGFIAGFGLVFVALGATASTLGAFLAPHKLLLGQVAAVLIVFFGLVMLGVVRLPLLMRDTRQLADAGGYGPVALGAAFAFGWSPCLGPTLGSILGLAASSASLGSGVQLLAAYTLGLAFPFLLAALLWDRLNLRRLNRYAGVFEKVGGAVLVVVGVMMLTGQFTRLATFFFNVMPEWLKV; encoded by the coding sequence ATGCTGCCGGGCGTGAACGTGAGTGCCGCCCCCTCCCTGACCGTCGCGTTTCTGGCGGGGCTGATTTCCTTTCTGAGTCCCTGTGTGCTGCCACTGGTGCCCAGTTACCTCGGCGTGCTGGGGGGCGCCCAGGCCCCGCTGGGCCGCGCCCTGGGGTTTATCGCGGGGTTCGGGCTGGTGTTTGTCGCGCTGGGGGCCACCGCCAGCACGCTGGGGGCCTTTCTCGCGCCGCACAAGCTGCTGCTGGGGCAGGTCGCCGCCGTGCTCATCGTCTTTTTCGGGCTGGTGATGCTGGGCGTGGTCCGGCTGCCCCTGCTCATGCGCGACACCCGGCAGCTCGCCGACGCAGGGGGCTACGGCCCGGTCGCGCTGGGGGCCGCCTTCGCCTTCGGGTGGAGTCCTTGCCTGGGGCCGACGCTGGGAAGCATTCTGGGGCTGGCCGCCAGCAGCGCCAGCCTGGGCAGCGGGGTGCAGTTGCTCGCCGCCTACACGCTGGGGCTGGCCTTTCCCTTCCTGCTCGCCGCGCTGCTGTGGGACCGGCTGAACCTGCGGCGGCTCAACCGCTACGCCGGAGTCTTCGAAAAGGTCGGCGGCGCCGTGCTGGTCGTCGTCGGCGTGATGATGCTGACCGGGCAGTTTACCCGGCTCGCCACTTTCTTTTTCAACGTGATGCCCGAGTGGCTCAAGGTGTAA
- a CDS encoding B12-binding domain-containing radical SAM protein gives MSYWRNEIKPLLDAETGTLFKQAPVRVTLAFPNRYSVGMASLGYQVIYRMFNQEEGVACERAFLPDDVDAFERTGQALPTVESGRDAGDCELFAVSVSFELDLTNIIRLLDVAGMAPLREERDESDPVVMVGGPFTSSNPYPLTPFADIIIIGDGEQIVPVVADALREASSREDFYDLIDGVPGVFLPARHVHEPTWATAPKELLPAYSQIVTPHSELSNMFLVEAQRGCPRPCTFCLARTMYGPNRNNQAQELLDVIPDWAEKVGLVGAALSDFPHTKYVGKTLTERGVKLGVSSIRADTVDEELAEILKAGGLRTFTVASDAPSERLRRWLKKGITTEDLLKTAQISRDLGFSGLKVYMMIGLGPENDDDISELISFTKELSQINRIALGISPFVPKRHTPHFADPFAGVQTIEKRLKRIQKELRTTAELRNVSAKWAWVESVIARGGPEVGMAAYQIYRNESIGAWKKALDEVGWKDDFEANTPSIGLPPGQYESKDVSAHAQGLAV, from the coding sequence TTGAGCTACTGGCGCAACGAAATTAAACCGCTGCTGGACGCCGAAACCGGCACCCTCTTCAAGCAGGCCCCCGTCCGCGTGACGCTGGCTTTTCCCAACCGCTACTCGGTGGGGATGGCGTCGCTCGGCTATCAGGTCATCTACCGCATGTTCAACCAGGAAGAAGGGGTCGCCTGCGAGCGGGCCTTTTTGCCGGACGACGTGGACGCCTTCGAGCGCACGGGGCAGGCGCTGCCCACGGTGGAGTCGGGCCGGGACGCGGGCGACTGTGAACTGTTTGCTGTCAGCGTGAGCTTTGAACTCGACCTGACCAACATCATCCGCTTGCTCGACGTGGCAGGCATGGCGCCGCTGCGCGAGGAGCGCGACGAAAGCGACCCGGTGGTGATGGTGGGTGGACCGTTCACGTCGTCCAACCCCTACCCCCTGACGCCGTTTGCCGACATCATCATCATCGGTGACGGCGAGCAGATCGTCCCGGTGGTGGCCGACGCCCTGCGCGAAGCGAGCAGCCGTGAGGACTTCTACGACCTGATTGACGGCGTGCCCGGCGTCTTTTTGCCCGCCCGCCACGTCCACGAGCCGACCTGGGCCACCGCGCCCAAGGAACTGCTGCCCGCCTATAGCCAGATTGTGACGCCGCACTCGGAACTGTCTAACATGTTCCTGGTCGAGGCCCAGCGCGGCTGCCCCCGCCCCTGCACCTTCTGTCTGGCGCGGACGATGTACGGCCCCAACCGCAACAACCAGGCCCAGGAACTGCTCGACGTGATTCCCGACTGGGCAGAAAAAGTGGGGTTGGTGGGCGCGGCGCTGTCCGACTTTCCACACACCAAGTACGTGGGCAAAACGCTGACCGAGCGCGGGGTCAAACTCGGCGTGAGCAGCATCCGTGCCGACACGGTGGACGAGGAACTCGCCGAGATTCTCAAGGCGGGCGGCCTGCGAACCTTTACCGTCGCCAGTGACGCGCCCAGCGAACGCCTGCGCCGCTGGCTGAAGAAGGGCATCACCACCGAGGACCTGCTCAAGACCGCGCAGATCAGCCGCGACCTGGGCTTTTCGGGCCTCAAGGTCTACATGATGATCGGCCTCGGCCCGGAAAACGACGACGACATCTCCGAGCTGATTTCGTTCACGAAGGAACTGAGCCAGATCAACCGCATCGCGCTCGGCATCAGCCCCTTCGTGCCCAAGCGCCACACGCCGCACTTCGCCGACCCCTTCGCGGGCGTCCAGACCATCGAAAAGCGCCTCAAGCGCATCCAGAAGGAACTGCGGACCACCGCCGAGCTGCGCAACGTGTCGGCGAAGTGGGCCTGGGTGGAGAGCGTCATCGCCCGGGGCGGCCCCGAAGTGGGCATGGCCGCCTACCAGATTTACCGCAACGAAAGCATCGGCGCCTGGAAAAAAGCCCTGGACGAGGTGGGCTGGAAGGACGATTTCGAGGCCAACACCCCCAGCATCGGCCTGCCGCCCGGTCAGTACGAGAGCAAGGACGTGAGCGCCCACGCGCAGGGTCTGGCTGTTTAA
- a CDS encoding DUF808 domain-containing protein — MSGGLVALLDDVAAIAKLAAASIDDIGAAAGRAGAKAVGVVVDDTAVTPRYVAGFQPERELPVIWRIAKGSLFNKIVLILPVILLLSQFLPWALNPLLMLGGAYLCFEGAEKLYEALTGGGHEEAEDVAALGTPEHEKQMVSGAIRTDFILSAEIMVIALAEVATLHLGVRAATLVAVALLITALVYGVVGLIVKMDDIGLKMAQGRLGGTRALGRALVKGMPVVMSVLSVVGTAAMLWVGGHIVVAGLEKFGFGWLAHAIHHDAEAAAHAVPALSGAVLWLVETLGSAMVGLGLGAVIVVLMHLIPRKGGAGH; from the coding sequence GTGAGCGGCGGTCTGGTGGCCCTGCTCGACGACGTGGCGGCCATCGCCAAGCTCGCTGCCGCGTCGATTGACGATATCGGTGCGGCGGCGGGCCGGGCCGGGGCCAAGGCGGTCGGCGTGGTGGTGGACGACACCGCCGTGACGCCGCGCTACGTGGCCGGGTTCCAGCCCGAGCGTGAGCTGCCGGTGATCTGGCGCATCGCCAAGGGGTCGCTGTTCAACAAAATCGTGCTGATTCTGCCGGTCATCCTGCTGCTCAGCCAGTTTCTGCCCTGGGCGCTCAATCCGCTGCTGATGCTGGGCGGCGCTTATCTGTGCTTCGAGGGCGCCGAAAAGCTCTACGAGGCTCTGACCGGCGGCGGTCACGAAGAAGCCGAGGACGTGGCGGCCCTCGGCACCCCGGAGCACGAAAAACAGATGGTGAGCGGCGCCATTCGCACCGATTTCATCCTCTCGGCGGAAATCATGGTGATTGCGCTGGCCGAGGTCGCCACGCTGCACCTTGGCGTGCGGGCCGCCACGCTGGTGGCCGTCGCCCTCCTGATTACGGCGCTGGTGTACGGCGTGGTCGGTTTGATCGTCAAGATGGACGACATCGGCCTGAAGATGGCGCAGGGTCGTCTGGGAGGCACCCGCGCCCTGGGCCGCGCCCTGGTCAAGGGGATGCCGGTGGTCATGTCGGTGCTGTCGGTGGTCGGCACGGCGGCGATGCTGTGGGTCGGCGGTCACATCGTGGTGGCGGGGCTGGAGAAGTTCGGGTTCGGCTGGCTGGCGCACGCCATCCACCACGACGCCGAAGCCGCCGCCCACGCCGTTCCTGCCCTGTCGGGCGCCGTGCTCTGGTTGGTCGAGACGCTCGGTTCGGCCATGGTCGGCCTGGGCCTCGGCGCGGTCATCGTCGTCCTGATGCACCTCATTCCCCGCAAGGGGGGCGCTGGCCACTGA